In Brassica napus cultivar Da-Ae chromosome C2, Da-Ae, whole genome shotgun sequence, the sequence taatgcttatcgatttctggtacataaatctgaaatatcagacattcatgaaaatacagtcatggaatcaagaaatgcatctttctttgaaaatatttttccatataaggaaaaacaaggttcaaaacgaactcgagaagaaagagacaatgacaaaaactcagaaactgagacaaacgtcgagatttctataaatgatatttcagaaaatgaagaaaaagatgaacctcgaaggagcaaaagagctcggaagaaaaaatcttttggagaagatttcctaatggcatttttagtagaaaatgttccaaaaactttggcagaagccatggcttcaccagaagctccattcTGGAACGAAGCGGTcaggagtgaatttgattcgatcatgcaaaattatacttattacatAACGGATTTACCACCTTGCTGCAAAGCATTagtgaataaatggataatgacacgaaaacctggtggaaaatacaagtctaggcttgtagttcaaggattccgacaaaaggaaggccttgactattttgatacatattctccagtgacgagaataacatcaataagactgatgatagcaatcgcagccttaagagacctagaaatccatcaaatggatgtaaaaactgcttttctaaatggtgatttagaagaggaaatttacatgaaacaacctgaaggttttgtcattcccggacaggaagacaaagtatgtcgacttgtaaagtcactttatgggcttaaacaagctcctaaacaatggcacgaaaaatttgacaatacaatgatgtcaaatggtttcaaaattaatgaatgtgacaaatgcatatactacaaaactaccaaaaatgcgtatgttttgctatgtctatatgtagatgatatgctcattattggaagcaataaagacattatcaatcaaacaaagaacatgctcaaagggacatttgagatgaaagacttgggattagtagatgtaattctcggggttaaagtcacaagaaattcaaacggaattatcttaacccaatctcattatgctcaaacaatattagagagatttaaaaattactctaatagtacggcgaaaactccgttagatccccaaatgcacttgacaaagaattcaggtgaagcggtttcacaaaacgagtatgcacgtgtgatcggaagtctcatgtacttgaccaattgtactagaccggatctggcgcatgcagtaaacgtacttagtcgatatacaagtaatccaggtcatacacactggaaagctataacgagggtactcaattacttgcgctacaccaaagattttgggcttcactatggtaaagaaccagcagttttagaaggatacagtgatgctaactggatatcagattctaaaaactcaaaatccacgagtggatatgtctttacactaggaggagcagcaatatcatggaaatctaccaaacaaacagtgttagccagatctaccatggaatctgagttcatagccttagacaaagcagcagaagaagctgaatggcttagaaattttttggaagatattcctatgtgggagaaacctgtgccagctatacgcatacattgtgatagtcaatcagcaatagctcgggctcagaataatctctacaatggaaaatctcgtcacatcagaagacgacataaaaccattagacaacttatctcaactggtgtaatcacaatagactacatcaaatcggctgacaacctagcggatccatttactaaaggtttgccacgagatgttgttgctaaatcatcaaaaggaatgggtttaaagcctataacgaatgaggatgcttgatggcaaccctacctatcatgactggagatcccaagacgtaggttcaaagggaaaacaaaatcaaacagaatctaaccaaagcacttgagacaaagtagtctattcccagctcctaagatgataaaagtgctaacaaatgtgtgaaggataagcataagcttttaatgattccatagcttctaagcgggtattactcaatacttttcatggtcaatcacctaatgagtgtgaaatggggccgtttctaggagaatgaatgcaaggctatattctctaagttcactcatgaaaaccaggaatagttcagggccacaatgaacacaatagagaactaagttctacgagaaaatgaagctgcgttatgcctgttgtctcggtttacataaaacaccggttggttcaagacatcatgttcaccttctggtaaagtaaacccgacagatattaactatgagtggttcaaggcttaaaaatgccaccaactcaaacacagtgaatttttcgcaaacactctcgataagttTGTCTAGTCTAGTAaagattagaataagtatagtttttaaagtctatcgagtctgcatttagtctgcatatgttttagaagagtcatttcttttcatgtgggggattgttgggcctaattattaagcctaatggctcaaataatatatggcaAAATGTGAAAACAAATGGGCCTATGGGTTCTTATAAAAAGCCTTGTTGGCTTTAATGAAATGAAGTTAACAACATCCCACATTGGTTGGGAGAGTTGATtttgaggagtatatatatgtcttcatgacatgagaggttaaacagctcagaggaagagagagctccccacgcgcgcgcTCGGCTCGGGCTCGGGCTCGGGCTCGGGCTCGGGCtcggtcttgggtcttgggtcttggtggagggcctccggcccgataagaatattctttttggaccaagttaaacTCAAAGTTTTGCCATTTAATTCCCAAAAAAAcgacatgcattttattttaaacaacacgtagttcgtttaaaaacaacacgctGTCTCTCTTCTTGACGATAAGTTTAAACGAGAAAAGTTTTTGCGGAGGAAGTTTCGTAACGCCTCGCCTCCGAGATCCTCGCGAGATTTCCGCCAACGTGCGCACGTGCGGCATTAGTTACGGAAAatggctcgtcttctcttctttaaaaactcgtctcctccttcatttttctttaagttttTACGCAACAAAAATCACCAGATCCCTCAACGTAAGtctagagagtgtttcgtagagtttatagttcgatagggcgatcacgagtgaggcgtgattcgtctgccatggttgtatcctgggactctatattcgtacagtcccgtctcactaacggagcgaatattttgagttaaggaaagagatcatatctcgactccatgtctctttgcgaatacgatttcttatcgttcttttATTCGTCTTTTACATTCGtttatttccttaacatcgcttttattctatcgtttatgtcagtccggttttccggcttctacaGTTAGCTCAACAATACACTCTGCATGATTGGAAAAGGGTTTATGAGAATAGTGGATCTCACATAGTCGGAGGGACTAGCTTCAATGACAGAAATATCAGTTTggtttataatgttttatatctAAGCTTCGAAGAGCTGCCTATTTATTTGAAGCAATGTTTCTTCTACCTTGCTATCAAAACGATGTTGGGTAAACTGTACTCCTATTACTGGGCTGCAGAAAGAATACCAAGGCCGATTTATTACCGATAGAGCGAGCATCCGAGATGTTGCAGATGGATAAATTATACCACAATGCGATGGATATTCACAGTACGACAAGGCTAGAGACACTCTCAACGGCATTAAATGTACTACTGAAACTACATCTTCATCTCTAGGCAAATTGATACACTTGGAAAGGCTTACTATAGATGATTACAAGTAGTTCTATGAAGAAAGATTTGTTTTGGACTGCGTTCATCTCAAGCAAGTGAAGTTGACAATGTTCTATATATATGCTAAGGTTACCTGTTGAACAACATTTCTCTTCTCACCTTACAACAATATAACATAACCTGATAAATCATTTCATCAAGAAAAAATCGATTATATACTTCTTTGGAAAATCATAACCGATGGTAGAATAGTAACCTGCTACACTAAATTAACAATTtaagtttgttttgtttgaactTGTTAGAGTGTCTTTATTTCTACACTGTCGAGCAAGTTACAAAATGATTGTATCAAACTGATAGCCATCTCCCTTTTGCTTGGCCAGAGCACAAACATTGTGGACCGCAGCTGCTGATATTTATAAAGCATCTATAAAGGGAAGGTTCCTTGCATATAGTAAACAGTCTTGTACCAAATTTCTGATATTTGTATACATTAAAGGACATTTTTGTTTTAACTAAATAGAGAGTCCTGGAAGGTGGAAAAATCTTTACGAATTTTAACTAGAGTATTCAGCAGCCTCCACCGTCAGGTTCAACGGAACTGAGAAGGCCGTTACCACGCAGCTGCATACAGTGTTGCTCTGCATCGGCCTGAGCACAGACGATCACAACCGCCAAACCATTGATGTGGGCTTCTTGCATAATGTTGACTGCGTTGTCTACAGTCATGCCTGGTATGACCTTCATCAACACCTGAACCACATATTTCCTCTTGTTGAAGTTGTCGTTGTGTAGTATCACCCTGTAAGGTGGAGCCATCTTCTTTGATTTCCTTAACCAGACTCAATGTAATGAAATATTAATAAGCATGCGTCTTTGGGAACTGTTCAGGGTTATAGACTTAAGACTCTATGTTGTGGGAAAATACCTCAAATCAAACTCGGATTCGCGACCAGGAGTGGTTTTCTCTATAATTGGTTTGTCCAACACACCGCCTCCTTTACCCATTGCAGACATAGTCATGAGAACTCCACGATTGTTCACCCATGGTCCTTTTGAGACAGAATGTTTGTCCGCTGCACACATCGAgtaagagagtgagagagagagaggtctcAGCCGTTATCACAAGATAAAGACATCCATGGAAATTAAATGACatgaacaaagaacaaagaaaccatGATTGAAACACAATTTGACTAAGATCGAAGTCGGAAAGTGCAATAAGGAACCGCATTTGTCTAAAAATAAACTTATACATTAAGGCTTTATAACCTATAGTACAGAGACGATAACATTCTGATATCACTCAAGTTACCCTAAGgaatgatttatactctctcaaataagaggtcgagttgtagtctTTAGgaatcgaatccacagggagctagggcacacaaaagatctaatagttatacgattaatctaggctaataatttataaagtagTAAATATAGATAGCAAAACAGTAAACAGTAAACAAGCTGAACAATActattgttcagcttggcaaagatttgtttgatggaaggatggtttgctagatctagggtttctattcaggtaattaggattataatgatatagaggctaattgttgcttgtaagatattatagaactcaaacaataacaataatctaccagctctcgcatgtctAGATTATCTATCACTAGATCTAAGATCTCAGCTCTTGCATGTTGATctgtagaaagtgtcgatcgattattctataagaatatcgatcgatacacctttcacaatatcgatcgattaatctattggatcatcgatcgatatcacttCTAGCAAGATTTACGATCGGGTTGaatatgtgttcactaaggttcctaaatcaactctcgtatgtttctagcaatcctagctcaatagaattcagctcagagaaaagaccaagcgatggcattgtgcctaatgattctaagataagggttctagttcatgattctagaacacaagcagtaagaacaatcctatgatgaatatcacaacttaccagttctatattttgggctaatccctcataacctatctgaaccctaaacctaacatgTGGATCTATTaagacatgaagtttgtcacagaaatcatagatgaatagatataaaaaagtAATAGATATTAAAACCAAAgacaatggagttccaggaggactctgaagtaGTTCatcctttctctcctaactaagaacaatgaattaaAGAAAGCTTTGATagcttagccgtcaacaatggcttataaataacataaatagggtttctggtcgtcctagggtattctggtaatttggggtTGATTCTGGGCTTCGGCGGTCATAAAATAcactcagcccatattctggcatcactgtcgatcgacaccaatgctgtgtcatcgatcgacagtccttcatctcctcgacagcttcctcttgcgaggcagactgaccactcttcagtaaaacatgAATAACCTCTGCTAcatgatgctgattgacctcaaaccgctggaattggaaatctaactcaacgctctatcttgtgtcaaaatatgggctcaatctaacggtgggaaggtctccatccatagataaacatctgatgcgtctgtgcagttctgcacctcaaaagactccaaaatcaccatatttctacagaacgtacctgaacctgtaaatactctaaataaactccatatagtagtaaatatatattaaaacacttatagaccatggctgaaagtgggtaaaatccatggtctatcaactcccccagacttaccattttACTTGTCAACAAGCAAAGCACACAGGTaatctctctgaaagaggtttgaaaacagcagagactcacatgatgtaaaaaacatagaatcatcacctctacaatattgcaatccacatctaagaagtcctaatcataaaagcacattataccatatcctagcttagcaatcaaattcacctagccaacaacttagcaaatcatgtctgacattcccctctaccaatctcatttcttaacataaataaaagtgcaggctttaccttgggagtatcaatCACAgaatgcaaggattttcaaacaagtatctggatctgtaggtaaaagttagttcctatcttttctctctactaatttctctctttagtcaaagtctgcttatattgcaagatcattgaccaagattggacaagcttccatgaatcaagccttaatggtggttgccaccaagtcctgttcacttctttttgacctatatccaagaattcatgtgaatcgaaccttatgattgccgccaccaagtcccgttcgaattctttttgttggaatccatatgaagcaagccttaatggttgtagccaccaagtcccgttcggattccacctaactaacaccaaatatatatatatatattttttctttttctttctttctttttcgtttttttttttgaaaataaatatctctacctataaatctagggtcgaaatatagagaaaaaaggtgataaatctacacaaggctttaccttccaggcttgtttgaagaatctgatcccatgtataccaagccccaagacaagcagttgtgtcaggtttatTGTTGGAGGTCaactttggttccttcaaacaatctcagcaagtgtgaatagttgacagattgatccactttagtatctttaatactatctgcaatcagtaaatctagaatggtgctaaagagtggttagataacaagcaaaaatcaaataagttcattattcctttcttgactcaataaaactcttttgaaaacatttttataagactcatgaacacactaatatcaataaacatccccccagacttaaattacactgtccccagtgtatatctagtcggagttatggtgagaaataatcattagtaaataatttaacaagtaagaacgatgacCTGctcagcgtcg encodes:
- the LOC106440165 gene encoding ATP-dependent Clp protease adapter protein CLPS1, chloroplastic-like isoform X5 yields the protein MSLSVDITSSTTIDCHFIVSIDAEQEPKLTSNNKPDTTACLGAWYTWDQILQTSLEADKHSVSKGPWVNNRGVLMTMSAMGKGGGVLDKPIIEKTTPGRESEFDLRVILHNDNFNKRKYVVQVLMKVIPGMTVDNAVNIMQEAHINGLAVVIVCAQADAEQHCMQLRGNGLLSSVEPDGGGC
- the LOC106440165 gene encoding ATP-dependent Clp protease adapter protein CLPS1, chloroplastic-like isoform X4 → MSLSVDITSSTTIDCHFIVSIDAEQEPKLTSNNKPDTTACLGAWYTWDQILQTSLEADKHSVSKGPWVNNRGVLMTMSAMGKGGGVLDKPIIEKTTPGRESEFDLRKSKKMAPPYRVILHNDNFNKRKYVVQVLMKVIPGMTVDNAVNIMQEAHINGLAVVIVCAQADAEQHCMQLRGNGLLSSVEPDGGGC
- the LOC106440165 gene encoding ATP-dependent Clp protease adapter protein CLPS1, chloroplastic-like isoform X3, translated to MESAICGRLALAPSSLFNSKSGKRKKIQGRRVDIPEAIDDNKPLSVDRASRVSIDRHLTVLIYAHHQRSDISFHLVKYCSYADKHSVSKGPWVNNRGVLMTMSAMGKGGGVLDKPIIEKTTPGRESEFDLRVILHNDNFNKRKYVVQVLMKVIPGMTVDNAVNIMQEAHINGLAVVIVCAQADAEQHCMQLRGNGLLSSVEPDGGGC
- the LOC106440165 gene encoding ATP-dependent Clp protease adapter protein CLPS1, chloroplastic-like isoform X2; the protein is MESAICGRLALAPSSLFNSKSGKRKKIQGRRVDIPEAIDDNKPLSVDRASRVSIDRHLTVLIYAHHQRSDISFHLVKYCSYADKHSVSKGPWVNNRGVLMTMSAMGKGGGVLDKPIIEKTTPGRESEFDLRKSKKMAPPYRVILHNDNFNKRKYVVQVLMKVIPGMTVDNAVNIMQEAHINGLAVVIVCAQADAEQHCMQLRGNGLLSSVEPDGGGC
- the LOC106440165 gene encoding ATP-dependent Clp protease adapter protein CLPS1, chloroplastic-like isoform X8, producing MESAICGRLALAPSSLFNSKSADKHSVSKGPWVNNRGVLMTMSAMGKGGGVLDKPIIEKTTPGRESEFDLRVILHNDNFNKRKYVVQVLMKVIPGMTVDNAVNIMQEAHINGLAVVIVCAQADAEQHCMQLRGNGLLSSVEPDGGGC
- the LOC106440165 gene encoding ATP-dependent Clp protease adapter protein CLPS1, chloroplastic-like isoform X7, coding for MESAICGRLALAPSSLFNSKSADKHSVSKGPWVNNRGVLMTMSAMGKGGGVLDKPIIEKTTPGRESEFDLRKSKKMAPPYRVILHNDNFNKRKYVVQVLMKVIPGMTVDNAVNIMQEAHINGLAVVIVCAQADAEQHCMQLRGNGLLSSVEPDGGGC
- the LOC106440165 gene encoding ATP-dependent Clp protease adapter protein CLPS1, chloroplastic-like isoform X6 — translated: MESAICGRLALAPSSLFNSKSVSADKHSVSKGPWVNNRGVLMTMSAMGKGGGVLDKPIIEKTTPGRESEFDLRKSKKMAPPYRVILHNDNFNKRKYVVQVLMKVIPGMTVDNAVNIMQEAHINGLAVVIVCAQADAEQHCMQLRGNGLLSSVEPDGGGC
- the LOC106440165 gene encoding ATP-dependent Clp protease adapter protein CLPS1, chloroplastic-like isoform X9; translated protein: MESAICGRLALAPSSLFNSKSADKHSVSKGPWVNNRGVLMTMSAMGKGGGVLDKPIIEKTTPGRESEFDLSLVKEIKEDGSTLQGDTTQRQLQQEEICGSGVDEGHTRHDCRQRSQHYARSPHQWFGGCDRLCSGRCRATLYAAAW